The Megalobrama amblycephala isolate DHTTF-2021 linkage group LG13, ASM1881202v1, whole genome shotgun sequence genome contains a region encoding:
- the LOC125243341 gene encoding protein S100-A1-like, which produces MPSDLERAMETLIMVFHRYAGKEGSDVSLSRKELKQLMETELSSFLKSQKDPAAVDRIMKDLDATGDGEVNFEEFVSLVVGLSIACEQLLQKHKHQWVSKSNK; this is translated from the exons ATGCCGTCTGATCTGGAGAGAGCAATGGAGACTTTGATCATGGTGTTTCACCGTTATGCTGGCAAAGAGGGTAGCGATGTATCCCTGAGTCGCAAAGAGCTCAAACAGCTGATGGAGACAGAGCTGTCTAGCTTTCTGAAG TCTCAGAAGGACCCTGCTGCCGTAGACAGGATTATGAAGGATCTGGATGCTACTGGAGATGGAGAGGTGAACTTTGAAGAGTTTGTGTCTCTTGTGGTGGGCCTGTCCATTGCCTGCGAACAGCTCCTCCAGAAGCATAAGCATCAATGGGTGTCAAAAAGCAATAAATAG